The Peptococcus niger genome has a segment encoding these proteins:
- a CDS encoding Cna B-type domain-containing protein yields the protein MKKIKAGAKKSLSLLIIIGLLLAYLPEGPTFGKDTGVTGDPIPLALSKQEIKDPAAAPAKAPAKEGRPEEPATASDKKAGTKDRATLLRLQKALKEEADRTFDGDGDAYFSGLSLKAKSPKGPTGKVKIIQGDKGYFALDLKDLKLEKTDQIRLQLDPSIELVTSYYGKEKQAELTALLDHLDSDILSDSSEAQEDVDKAKAITPDYALEEEGLALDKESAEEGKDGLKSYALSPEKADLESARLLFYAKAPVENPPVNLQIDRAGKTYALSLEDASSADKNQSQAADADQDPADPAMSAEAERPAKEINPAKDLSDLITPTEGENSVLFRSSHEHDDYSYGDYGRRQRVEKVWKDGNEKHYGESVTVKVYFSCYIKGKKGSGRIKDKYLTQITLSSRNGWQKELPNEEDIKDNYVRLVEDYIGYVKKIKEVSSLSYRLEEVPVAGYTSTISETRYGFTITNTKTEPEPPPQPEPEPNPPAQGTQVKDIKKMIDYLGDGAANPDTKVAGKEDYRQYLEFTGQEPKQKEEPGYDFLIAVDTTASMTTRDYYSKITGR from the coding sequence ATGAAAAAAATAAAGGCAGGGGCTAAAAAATCCCTTTCCTTACTGATTATCATTGGCCTCTTGCTGGCCTACCTGCCGGAGGGGCCGACCTTCGGCAAGGATACAGGAGTGACAGGTGATCCCATTCCTCTGGCCTTGAGCAAGCAAGAGATAAAAGATCCGGCGGCTGCACCCGCAAAAGCACCTGCAAAAGAGGGCAGACCGGAAGAACCGGCCACCGCTTCTGACAAAAAAGCAGGAACAAAAGACCGGGCCACCCTGCTCCGGCTGCAAAAGGCCCTCAAGGAAGAAGCCGACCGGACCTTTGACGGAGACGGAGACGCTTACTTTTCCGGTCTTTCCTTAAAGGCCAAATCCCCTAAGGGCCCGACCGGAAAAGTAAAAATCATCCAGGGGGACAAGGGCTACTTTGCCTTAGACCTAAAGGACCTGAAACTGGAAAAAACTGATCAGATTCGCCTGCAGCTTGACCCGTCCATTGAGCTGGTGACCAGCTACTACGGCAAAGAAAAACAAGCCGAGCTGACCGCCCTCCTGGACCATTTGGACAGCGACATATTGAGCGACAGTTCAGAAGCCCAGGAAGATGTGGATAAAGCCAAGGCAATAACCCCCGACTACGCTCTGGAAGAAGAGGGGCTGGCACTGGATAAAGAGTCAGCCGAAGAGGGCAAAGACGGGTTAAAAAGTTATGCTCTCAGCCCGGAAAAAGCAGACTTGGAAAGCGCCCGCCTGCTTTTTTACGCCAAGGCCCCGGTGGAGAACCCGCCGGTCAACCTACAGATTGACCGGGCAGGCAAGACCTATGCCCTCAGCCTTGAAGACGCATCTTCAGCTGACAAAAACCAGTCCCAAGCCGCAGATGCTGACCAAGACCCGGCTGATCCGGCCATGTCTGCTGAAGCAGAAAGGCCTGCTAAAGAAATCAATCCGGCAAAAGACCTCTCCGACCTCATTACCCCCACCGAAGGGGAAAACTCTGTCCTTTTTCGGTCAAGTCATGAACACGATGATTATTCATACGGGGACTATGGCCGAAGACAGCGTGTAGAGAAAGTTTGGAAAGACGGGAATGAGAAACACTACGGCGAATCGGTAACGGTAAAGGTGTATTTTTCTTGTTATATTAAAGGGAAAAAGGGTTCTGGAAGGATTAAAGATAAGTATTTAACGCAGATTACTTTATCGTCTAGGAACGGGTGGCAAAAAGAACTTCCTAATGAAGAAGACATCAAAGACAATTATGTGAGGCTCGTAGAAGACTATATTGGCTATGTGAAAAAAATTAAAGAAGTATCCAGTCTTTCCTATCGTCTTGAAGAAGTGCCGGTGGCGGGCTATACGTCTACTATTTCAGAAACTCGTTATGGCTTCACCATCACCAACACCAAGACGGAACCGGAGCCACCGCCTCAGCCAGAGCCTGAACCAAACCCACCGGCCCAAGGCACTCAGGTTAAAGATATTAAAAAAATGATTGACTACCTGGGAGATGGGGCAGCAAACCCAGATACCAAGGTAGCCGGTAAAGAAGATTACCGTCAGTACTTGGAGTTTACCGGTCAAGAACCCAAGCAAAAAGAAGAACCCGGCTATGACTTCCTCATTGCCGTCGATACCACGGCCTCTATGACCACTAGAGACTATTACAGCAAGATTACAGGCCGAGA
- a CDS encoding sortase: MRGAGRYTLLAALCLLAALGLTAYNCHQAQTAGTEAALQLEKLHTAIRTTQAEEKPAAGGEKSDTVTVDGLPYIGELVIEAYGMHLPVMADYDSEKLRMAPCLYSGKSPDDHMVIVGHNYNSHFGPLLSLGPGSRIDFIDSRGRLYNYRVNRKETLAGNDLQGLLKDTEDQLSLVTCTMSGYTRCVLRCQEISRSKD, encoded by the coding sequence ATGAGGGGCGCCGGTAGATATACCCTCTTGGCCGCCCTCTGTCTCCTGGCCGCCTTGGGCCTAACCGCCTATAATTGCCACCAGGCTCAGACCGCCGGCACAGAAGCGGCCTTGCAACTGGAAAAACTCCATACAGCCATCAGAACCACACAGGCAGAAGAAAAACCGGCAGCAGGCGGAGAAAAATCAGACACCGTCACGGTAGACGGCCTGCCTTATATTGGCGAACTGGTCATTGAAGCCTATGGCATGCACCTCCCGGTCATGGCCGACTATGACTCAGAAAAGCTGCGCATGGCCCCCTGCCTGTATTCCGGCAAAAGCCCGGATGACCATATGGTTATCGTAGGGCATAACTATAACAGCCATTTCGGCCCACTGCTCAGCTTGGGCCCGGGCAGCCGGATTGATTTTATCGACAGCCGGGGCCGCCTGTACAACTACCGGGTGAACCGGAAAGAAACGCTGGCCGGTAATGATTTGCAGGGGCTTTTAAAGGATACTGAAGACCAACTTAGCCTGGTGACCTGCACCATGAGCGGCTATACCCGCTGCGTCCTTAGGTGTCAGGAAATCAGCCGCAGCAAGGACTAG
- a CDS encoding Cna B-type domain-containing protein, translating into MKKQNKLLSHSLGILLILSLLLSLTISLPALGALPDKGPEIAGSFKNMTFQLYQVAEKDHTGNWRACQPFQAYKLNFSLTDDEGKRELVEALVGYIRRDGVKPLQTLVSDANGTLSFGKTADGLYLITGDGSSDSAGRKPVPIIIEWPAKESPSSPIRPKYEIPQSSGKSDNLAVHVKKVWQDQNSDQRPASVQVQLLKDKTVIDTVTLNADNNWKKDWYGLASGYNYHVVEKTVPEGYTLSINREGNSFTLTNSKEAPPQKPVPKEPPGDKPPGNDKPPVDKPPEKPLPKLPPSGGKIPQTGQLWWPVGLLAILAVGFSLKGYRLSRQGKRDRS; encoded by the coding sequence TCCTGATAAAGGTCCTGAAATTGCCGGTTCTTTTAAGAATATGACCTTTCAGCTTTATCAGGTTGCCGAAAAAGACCATACCGGCAACTGGAGAGCCTGCCAGCCTTTTCAAGCCTATAAGCTTAACTTTTCCCTAACGGACGATGAAGGCAAAAGGGAACTGGTCGAGGCCCTGGTGGGCTACATCCGCAGAGATGGTGTCAAGCCCTTGCAAACCCTTGTTTCAGATGCCAACGGCACCCTCTCTTTCGGAAAAACAGCTGACGGCCTATACTTGATTACCGGCGATGGCAGCAGTGACAGTGCCGGGCGTAAGCCCGTACCCATCATCATTGAATGGCCTGCCAAAGAAAGTCCTTCATCGCCGATAAGGCCCAAATATGAGATTCCCCAGTCTTCCGGTAAAAGCGATAACCTGGCCGTCCACGTGAAAAAAGTCTGGCAGGATCAGAATTCAGACCAAAGGCCCGCCAGCGTACAAGTACAATTGCTTAAAGATAAGACGGTCATAGACACCGTTACCCTAAATGCAGACAACAATTGGAAAAAAGACTGGTATGGTTTGGCCAGTGGTTATAACTACCATGTGGTAGAAAAAACCGTTCCGGAAGGCTATACCCTATCCATCAATCGGGAGGGCAATAGCTTTACTTTGACCAATAGCAAAGAGGCCCCACCCCAAAAACCGGTCCCCAAGGAACCGCCTGGGGATAAGCCTCCGGGTAATGACAAACCGCCGGTAGATAAGCCGCCGGAAAAGCCCTTGCCCAAGTTGCCTCCAAGCGGTGGGAAAATTCCTCAAACCGGTCAGCTCTGGTGGCCGGTGGGGCTTTTGGCCATTTTGGCTGTAGGCTTTTCCTTAAAAGGCTACCGGCTTAGCCGGCAAGGCAAACGGGACCGTTCATGA